A genomic stretch from Setaria viridis chromosome 1, Setaria_viridis_v4.0, whole genome shotgun sequence includes:
- the LOC117833368 gene encoding pentatricopeptide repeat-containing protein At3g20730, whose protein sequence is MAPPPPHLLPRSSTIISSAVNPASPHNGIHRSSSSIPNAATTPAAAAQLSLLRAHARAGRMRPAREVFDAMPAPGRSLVAWTALMSGYATHGPATEALELLLCMLGLHLRPDAFVFSVALRACAAVGSLRLGRQLHGAVAKLGYVGADLFVANGLVTMYSSCQSLRCAEKVFSGIAAPDIVSLTSMLSAYTENGCDAEALMLFMEMVCDGVACDAFTLSVALMAASSLGHVGLGHQLHCCMIKMGLVGNEFLDNCLIGFYGRSGELLLMRKVFDEMDCKDLVSWNTIIQSYAGNLCDKEALAHFRAMMFECAECDEFTLGSILHVVTRRGAFDHGMEIHGYLIRAGLDSDKHVMSALMDMYVNRATLHKRHQMFPLRMLKYYLSAQGELDQFIVASSLKSCASDLDLAAGRMLHACILKSSMNPDSYVTSSLVDMYAKCGALEESNLLFSRTKNPGTAAWSAVIAGNCLNGQYGRAVHLFRRMQAEHVQPNEFTYTAVLTACMALGDAVSGMEIHSNSIRNGYGSNTSILKSLVNFYLRQGRYHQALKLCLSLSNHEVSWGTLVEAFYQAGDHVGIVNLFHVIQCCGVEVDHHTARLILSSCGKLALLEEGLQAHAYMTKRGLASTACMNTHLINMYSNCGSLRHAFDAFNYMPDKDASSWTSIITANVENGCPETAVRLFSQMLSKEKYHPTSKAFLSALKACAKTGLVSEAFRFFVSMTDVYKIQPSEGHYSHMIEVLGRAGMFKEAEHFIDSVVPSESCASARSLLCATRQNGNDKTVKLEADKLAIARLVPGAR, encoded by the coding sequence atggcgcctcctcctccacaccTGCTCCCGCGCTCTTCTACCATCATCAGCAGCGCCGTCAACCCCGCATCCCCACACAATGGTATCCACAGGTCCAGCTCGTCCATCCCAAACGCCGCCACCactccggccgcggcggctcAGCTCTCGCTGCTCcgcgcccacgcgcgcgccggcaGGATGCGGCCCGCGCGTGAGGTGTTCGACGCAATGCCAGCGCCGGGACGGTCGCTCGTCGCCTGGACCGCGCTCATGTCCGGGTACGCCACTCATGGGCCGGCCACCGAGGCGCTCGAGCTGCTCCTTTGCATGCTCGGCCTGCACCTCAGGCCCGATGCTTTCGTCTTCTCCGTCGCGCTGCGTGCCTGCGCTGCCGTCGGGAGCCTCCGCCTCGGCAGGCAGCTGCACGGCGCCGTCGCCAAGCTGGGCTACGTGGGCGCCGACCTCTTCGTGGCCAACGGCCTCGTCACCATGTACTCGAGCTGCCAGTCCCTCCGTTGCGCCGAGAAGGTGTTCAGTGGCATCGCCGCGCCGGACATAGTTTCCTTGACCTCCATGCTCAGCGCGTACACCGAGAACGGATGTGACGCCGAGGCACTGATGCTGTTCATGGAAATGGTCTGTGATGGCGTCGCGTGTGATGCTTTCACTCTGTCGGTAGCACTCATGGCAGCTTCAAGTTTGGGCCATGTTGGATTGGGCCATCAGCTGCACTGCTGCATGATCAAGATGGGGTTGGTCGGCAACGAGTTCTTGGATAATTGTCTGATCGGATTCTATGGGAGGTCCGGTGAACTGCTGCTGATGCGAAAGGTGTTTGATGAGATGGATTGCAAAGATTTGGTTTCTTGGAACACCATAATCCAGAGCTATGCAGGAAACTTGTGTGATAAAGAGGCGTTAGCTCATTTTCGTGCTATGATGTTTGAATGCGCAGAATGCGATGAGTTTACACTGGGCAGTATTCTGCATGTTGTTACCAGAAGAGGTGCTTTTGATCATGGTATGGAAATACACGGCTACCTCATCAGAGCAGGTTTGGACTCAGATAAGCACGTCATGAGTGCTCTCATGGATATGTATGTCAATCGCGCCACTCTTCATAAGCGGCACCAGATGTTTCCTTTGAGGATGTTAAAATATTATTTGTCAGCCCAGGGAGAGCTTGATCAGTTCATCGTGGCAAGCAGTCTGAAGTCATGTGCTTCTGATCTAGATCTGGCAGCAGGGAGGATGTTGCATGCCTGCATTTTAAAGTCCAGTATGAATCCAGATTCTTATGTTACTAGTTCGTTGGTCGACATGTATGCTAAATGCGGTGCTCTGGAGGAATCAAATCTTCTGTTTTCAAGAACCAAGAATCCAGGTACGGCTGCGTGGTCTGCTGTTATCGCAGGAAACTGTCTGAATGGTCAGTACGGAAGAGCAGTGCATTTGTTTAGGAGGATGCAGGCGGAGCATGTGCAGCCTAACGAATTCACATACACCGCCGTACTTACAGCGTGTATGGCTCTTGGAGATGCTGTGAGTGGTATGGAGATCCACAGCAACTCGATCCGAAATGGTTATGGAAGCAACACCTCTATTCTGAAAAGTTTGGTCAACTTTTACTTGAGACAAGGTCGGTATCACCAGGCTCTGAAACTGTGCTTATCACTCTCAAACCATGAGGTTTCATGGGGCACATTGGTTGAAGCATTTTATCAAGCTGGCGATCACGTCGGAATAGTTAATCTCTTTCATGTTATCCAATGTTGTGGGGTGGAGGTTGACCACCATACTGCACGTCTCATCTTGAGTTCCTGCGGAAAACTGGCACTTCTTGAGGAAGGGTTGCAAGCACATGCCTACATGACCAAGCGTGGCCTTGCTTCCACAGCCTGTATGAACACCCACCTTATCAACATGTACTCCAATTGTGGTAGCCTCAGACATGCGTTCGATGCCTTCAACTATATGCCTGACAAGGATGCATCTTCCTGGACCTCAATAATCACAGCGAACGTCGAGAATGGCTGCCCGGAGACCGCCGTTCGCCTGTTTTCGCAGATGCTCAGTAAGGAGAAGTATCATCCAACTTCAAAAGCATTCTTATCTGCGCTGAAGGCCTGCGCGAAAACCGGCCTTGTAAGTGAAGCATTCAGGTTCTTTGTATCCATGACTGACGTCTACAAGATACAGCCCTCGGAGGGGCATTACTCCCACATGATCGAGGTGCTGGGTCGTGCTGGGATGTTCAAAGAGGCAGAGCACTTCATTGACAGTGTTGTTCCTTCTGAATCCTGTGCATCGGCCAGGAGTTTGCTTTGTGCTACCAGACAGAACGGAAATGATAAGACCGTGAAGCTTGAAGCAGACAAGCTAGCAATAGCAAGGCTGGTTCCAGGTGCGCGTTGA
- the LOC117838900 gene encoding uncharacterized protein, with product METPIHEARAHADADRSPTDRPTSSSPSSSPSAASAWVSSSPPRSVRAMAAETVVLKVAMSCEGCAGAVRRVLTKMEGVETFDIDLKEQKVTVKGNVKPEDVFQTVSKSGKKTSYWEGEATAPAASAPAAEAAPSTAAEAPAAEAAPEITPAKADA from the exons ATGGAGACCCCGATCCATGAAGCCAGGGCACACGCCGACGCCGATCGATCTCCCACCGACCGACCGACTTCTTCcagtccctcctcctccccctccgctgCTTCAGCTTGGGTTAGTTCTTCTCCGCCGAGATCCGTGAGAGCCATGGCCGCTGAG ACTGTTGTCCTCAAGGTTGCTATGTCATGCGAGGGTTGCGCCGGGGCAGTCAGGAGAGTGCTCACCAAGATGGAag GAGTGGAGACCTTTGACATAGACCTCAAGGAGCAGAAGGTGACAGTCAAAGGCAATGTCAAGCCTGAGGATGTCTTCCAGACGGTTTCCAAGTCGGGGAAGAAGACCTCCTACTGGGAGGGCGAAGCCACAGCCCCGGCCGCTTCggctccagcagcagaagcagctcCCAGCACTGCAGCAGAAGCGCCTGCGGCGGAGGCTGCACCAGAGATAACCCCAGCCAAAGCTGACGCTTGA
- the LOC117858255 gene encoding probable glycosyltransferase 2 produces the protein MGQEGMGYNSNKGGGGGGLPMTAPRPRGASPLHHSRSRKIHRTFNNLKITVLCGLVTILVLRGTIGLNLSLPSQPNDAEALAGAKAVEDIDRILREIRSDSGPDPDDEGGEFSANAGFNASALSAAEAAAAYAAAAGKYALGPKISDWDAQRRRWLAENPGFPATVAGGKPRIMLVTGSQPGPCDNPLGDHYLLKSTKNKMDYCRLHGIEIVHNLAHLDTELAGYWAKLPLLRRLMLSHPEVEWIWWMDSDALFTDMAFELPLSRYDGHNLIIHGYQDLLFEKHSWIALNTGSFLFRNCQWSLDLLDAWAPMGPKGFIRDQAGKVLTANLKGRPAFEADDQSALIYLLLSQKEKWMDKVFIENSYYLHGFWAGLVDKYEEMMENHHPGLGDERWPFVTHFVGCKPCGSYGDYPVERCLKSMERAFNFADNQVLRLYGFSHKGLESPKIKRIRDQTSKPINDVENLDMKAKILTAS, from the coding sequence ATGGGGCAGGAGGGGATGGGGTACAACAGCAACaaggggggcggcggtggagggctCCCGATGACGGCGCCCCGACCGCGGGGCGCGTCGCCGCTCCACCACAGCCGCTCGCGCAAGATCCACCGCACCTTCAACAACCTCAAGATCACCGTGCTCTGCGGCCTCGTCACCATCCTCGTCCTCCGGGGCACCATCGGCCTCAacctctccctcccctcgcaGCCCAACGACGCCGAGGCGCTCGCGGGCGCCAAGGCCGTCGAGGACATCGACCGCATCCTCCGCGAGATCCGCTCCGACTCCGGCCCCGACCCGGACGACGAGGGCGGGGAGTTCAGCGCCAACGCCGGGTTCAACGCCTCCGCGCTcagcgccgccgaggccgccgcggcgtacgcggccgccgcgggcaaGTACGCGCTCGGGCCCAAGATCTCCGACTGGGACGCGCAGCGACGGCGGTGGCTCGCCGAGAATCCGGGGTTCCCGGCCACTGTTGCCGGGGGGAAGCCCAGGATCATGCTCGTCACTGGCTCGCAGCCGGGGCCATGCGACAACCCGCTCGGCGACCACTACCTGCTCAAATCCACCAAGAACAAGATGGATTACTGCCGCCTCCACGGCATAGAGATCGTCCACAACCTCGCGCACCTCGACACCGAGCTCGCGGGGTACTGGGCCAAGCTGCCGCTGCTCCGACGCCTCATGCTCTCCCACCCGGAGGTCGAGTGGATCTGGTGGATGGACAGCGACGCGCTCTTCACCGACATGGCGTTCGAGCTGCCCCTGTCGCGCTACGACGGTCACAACCTCATCATCCACGGGTACCAGGACTTGCTCTTCGAGAAGCACTCCTGGATCGCGCTCAACACCGGCAGCTTCCTCTTCCGGAATTGCCAGTGGTCGCTTGACCTTCTGGACGCGTGGGCACCCATGGGTCCCAAGGGGTTCATCCGTGACCAGGCCGGCAAGGTACTCACGGCGAACCTCAAGGGCCGGCCAGCATTTGAGGCTGACGACCAGTCGGCATTGATTTACCTCCTGCTCTCGCAAAAGGAAAAGTGGATGGACAAGGTGTTCATAGAGAATTCCTACTACTTGCATGGCTTTTGGGCTGGGCTGGTGGACAAGTATGAGGAGATGATGGAGAATCACCACCCGGGGCTCGGCGATGAGCGGTGGCCTTTTGTGACTCACTTTGTTGGGTGCAAGCCGTGCGGTAGCTATGGGGATTACCCGGTGGAGCGCTGCCTCAAGAGCATGGAGCGAGCGTTTAATTTTGCCGATAACCAGGTGCTTCGGCTGTATGGTTTCTCACACAAGGGGCTGGAAAGCCCCAAGATTAAGAGGATCAGGGATCAGACAAGCAAGCCAATTAACGATGTGGAGAACTTAGATATGAAGGCCAAAATATTGACAGCTTCGTGA